One window of the Colletotrichum destructivum chromosome 4, complete sequence genome contains the following:
- a CDS encoding Putative major facilitator superfamily, MFS transporter superfamily translates to MPTTDDDPSSTDARSRYQDQENEKTAAAAGGLSIKPDVSPLNTAEPAAAPDELPGWKVLVIWSAIALGVLCTFLDEGIIATAIPRITDDFGSLTDVGWYGSAYQMTLCAFQLVFGRLYNQFSIKTVFLASLAVFELGSLVCAVSPSSTAFVAGRAVAGLGASGLQSGCMVLISATLPAKQLPMYVGAIGMVYGVAAVLGPVVGGVITNSRLTWRWCFYINLPIAVPPAVATLFLVKSPPPTDEQRRPWLEKIRGLDYLGMVLLLPGITSLLLALQFGGALFAWDDRRTIACFVVSGVLVVGFVAEQWWMGEKALVPPRLATMRVVAFGALFGFCLDGAFFTLVYYVPLWFQAIQGATPEQSGVRYLALCLAFIFTIFLSGWGVTKTGYYQPFMLAGTVLLSIGAGLLSTLKVASGADRWIPFQVIAGLGIGASTQQAAVAVQSSLGEADVAIGVAVVLFFQCLGPTTAITVAQAVFASVLTSGIASKVPGVDPQAVRASGATGLKDLVPAEQFGNLVQVYNHAITRTYLVAAALAAASLVGVVGVGLKKIESESDAEKSDVESR, encoded by the exons ATGCCTACTACAGACGACGACCCGAGTTCCACTGATGCTCGCAGCAGATATCAGGACCAAGAGAACGAaaagaccgccgccgccgccggcgggctcAGCATCAAGCCAGATGTCTCCCCTCTCAACACGGCAGAACCGGCCGCAGCGCCCGACGAACTCCCGGGGTGGAAGGTCTTGGTCATCTGGTCggccatcgccctcggcgtcctctGCACGTTCCTGGACGAAGGCATCATCGCCACGGCCATCCCGCGGATCACGGACGACTTTGGCTCCCTGACGGACGTCGGT TGGTACGGCTCGGCCTACCAGATGACCCTCTGCGCGTTCcagctcgtcttcggccgccTGTACAACCAGTTCTCCATCAAgaccgtcttcctcgcctcgctcgccgtcttcgagctCGGCTCCCTCGTCTGCGCCGTCAgcccgagctcgacggccttcgtcgccggccgcgccgtcgcgggGCTCGGTGCCTCGGGCCTGCAGAGCGGCTGCATGGTCCTCATCTCGGCGACGCTGCCGGCGAAGCAGCTGCCCATGtacgtcggcgccatcggcatggtctacggcgtcgccgccgtcctcgggcccgtcgtcggcggcgtcatcaccAACAGCCGCCTCACGTGGCGATG GTGCTTCTACATCAACCTCCCCATCGCCGTGCCGCCGGCGGTCGCGACGCTGTTCCTGGTCAAATCCCCCCCGCCAACGGacgagcagcggcggcccTGGCTGGAGAAGATTCGGGGGCTGGACTACCTCGGCATGGTCCTCCTGCTGCCCGGCATCACCTCGCTTCTCCTTGCGCTCCagttcggcggcgccctgtTCGCCTGGGACGACAGGCGGACGATCGCGTGCTTCGTCGTGTCCggggtcctcgtcgtcgggttCGTGGCCGAGCAGTGGTGGATGGGAGAAAAGGCGCTGGTGCCTCCGCGCCTGGCCACGATGCGAGTGGTGGCCTTCGGGGCACTGTTCGGGTTTTGCCTAGACGGCGCCTTCTTCACCCTCGTCTACTAT GTGCCTCTCTGGTTCCAGGCCATCCAGGGAGCAACGCCCGAGCAATCCGGCGTGAGATACCTGGCCCTCTGCCTTGCCTTCATCTTCACCATCTTCCTCAGCGGGTGGGGCGTCACCAAGACCGGATACTACCAGCCCTTCATGCTGGCAGGGACGGTCCTCCTGTCGATCGGTGCCGGACTGCTCTCGACGCTCAAGGTCGCCTCCGGCGCGGACCGCTGGATCCCGTTCCAGGTCATCgcgggcctcggcatcggggCCTCGAcgcagcaggccgccgtcgccgtccagaGCAGCctgggcgaggccgatgtcgCCATCGGCGTGGCGGTCGTCTTGTTTTTCCAATGTTTGGGGCCGACGACCGCCATCACCGTGGCCCAGGCCGTCTTTGCCAGCGTCCTCACGTCCGGCATCGCGTCCAAGGTTCCGGGGGTCGATCCCCAGGCCGTCAGAGCATCGGGAGCGACAGGGCTCAAGGACCTGGTGCCAGCCGAACAGTTTGGGAATCTCGTGCAGGTCTACAACCACGCCATCACGAGGACGTACCTGGTCGCTGCGGCTCTGGCTGCTGCCAgcctcgttggcgtcgtGGGGGTAGGGTTGAAGAAGattgagagtgagagtgatGCCGAGAAGTCGGATGTTGAGAGCCGATGA
- a CDS encoding Putative AMP-dependent synthetase/ligase domain, Condensation domain, AMP-binding, ANL, translating to MLSTDGRWKLTPRLHSVKFVFDAPTPADSPTPDEIVFENPFSAGVPGVPKRFVFRSPTTRGPEQDDMHTVHDPPGHGKDSPDAGTPPGEALFAAAATKETTIDAESTARQLSHVRGPVVDLKGDIGPAVCAAWALVLSSSLSSSSQTDGGNVSFGLSVSNNTDLEALSPPLPIRFAVSRHTRASAFLRDVADSTAALSGVPGTEPGLKAPAAGKDASQTMVIALSVAAPDTRELSDVSDWAVRLECRIKEQELELSATFDHHFSRPAVRLLLNDVEHVIWQLDNLSGEKTTLGDIKMLSPASQRHLVQLNRPLPKEENVLIHDVIDHQVQSEPHAPAICAWDGNMSYSQLQQCTEQLAYHLSNMGVGPEVLVPVIFEKSLWSIVAILAVVRAGGAVVALDPSLPAARIRMIVQDVKASVVLSSPGNQHRIPEEILPGNRVIVDESFCRRLPARTAATRLPLTQKPSTTPDNALYVVYTSGSTGKPKGVVVPHAAFCSSVKGFCKAIRLDSPSARVLQYSSFSFDISMLEILSTLMVGACLCIPSEEERMNNLARSISSMGVNWAMLTPSVASLMSPEEVSGLEVLCFVGEALPQAVADTWADHVQAINAYGPAECSAITIVSEPRTKGVKSISLGRPANCAVWIVGEDGRLAPFNTVGEIVIEGPPVARGYLGDGEKTGAVFLDDPGFLRSVARDSGRCYRTGDLGRMKVDGSVDFLGRKDGQVKINGQRVELGEVEHHLARCLGSTNTPGSPKTTWDVTVELLRPIGADHGILTAFVTPTSKSSTGVTIDSRMEMLVSETDRTWQDTNSRFREASAELATILPAYMVPRAVIACHRLPLSPSGKVDRRSLRGIGNGMTTQKLLRSSARGETASEVETETSVILPSGDLTESEGDSSVGQFTISSGNTKPSSEASLSLSSPSDSEVTPIEAVLRKAWATVLGVPEDTISPEDDFFALGGDSIGAIKVVAACRRLALQINVASIFKNSVLRRMALVCKRAGEDDEEDKPARSARCTITPFQFLDPDAVPELREEASFQCDVRAEDIQDLYPCTHMQEGLMAVNLTRPGSYTGRWIHALPQDVELTRFKSVWEHIHATSPILRTRFATTASAGSLQAVIREGVEWLSHHDLEAYLDEDDSRPMYPGDPLNRFALVASGDGAVTFVWTIHHMLYDGWSLAMLCGRLNDLYHGRVAKPATDYRRFIAYTRELSPNASEYWKRELRGSPVSSFPAFPDPRHQSFARAVVRDELVIDIDPSFGVTMSTFVRAAWSLMVGHFSASDDVLFGATVSGRNAPLDDIESVEGPTIATVPVRVRIDKKLAIVDFLRRIQDQAASMIPFEQTGIQGIKALNDDTRRACKFQNLLVVQAGGGWEETGPGPLLKPAYREEYTTFPVTCEVWLHPGRVDFATHVDEEVTSRVFVAHAIETVKIIMTQLAQATSGTSCFSSKIADIVFDKVSSLSQSVCNRDQEPVKVSVTLHELITKQSRFEPERDAVVSTTDRLSYATLEAMASALGQRLVDIWTVVALLGVLKAGAVFVPLDPSQPISRLREVVAQVRARTVLMSAFQAKATDLGTLTRIIVDQESLERLVSSDDPEMLATRPEPDSPAYVIFTSGSTGTPKGIVVSHAAFASSATAHGSVFGISRDNRVLQFSAYSFDASLFELLTTLIHGGTVCVPMEAERLESIGGFMRRMNVDLALLTPSVARIVDPAEVPSLRTLILGGEAPDGVLVEKWRDAGTRLFNAYGPSECSVIAACHCYSAHTDPRTIGLPVGCSSWIVNADDNEASPVADGDIGELLLGGPTLADGYLNDPARTAAAFVDSSSWPLEIRPRDAGRLYKTGDLVRKDNDGNMVYVGRKDMQVKVNGQRIEIGDIESHLSGCLRFKRGVVVFPTKGPFSRQLVVVLEAENSRTSATGHPHAEESCNEEVDEIRRELSEKVPSIMVPAHWVGINTLSPKGFPLSASGKVDRKLITTWLEGLSGREPSIFGTTAQSSTELAVILPDDFPAYELAEKISSLIPSRSLSPRSAISGGFDDILLQASGLDSLNMMSLMHFIHTTYRTRVSMQFLMDEKTSIRSLAAFISRSSPRRNSVQASAPPATSQMIDIMAQVNRYDDELFRLSGSVPEASFSRPKNKDNGLNVFLTGASGYLGTQILRQLLERGDVGRVTALVRSSSPQTARSRVVETAQKALWWTEFHDDKLDVWAGDLSRPQLGLAQERWDLLGDGHSFDAVIHNGAAVHWNKSYSALEAVNVGSTVQLLGLAIRNPSPRFAYVSGGRQWRSEVERDEDVALELAGAMGYSQTKFVAEVLVKRAADRSRSLWRNIAVYRPGLVIGTATEGVANLDDYIWRLTSANIDIGAYNADDEDAWLHVSDAATTAAGAIRTALEPTPRGNAVESQEDGMTWGEFWRLVQASGYHIRPTPASEWLSAVRRDVAARQEAHPLWPLSHLLDDGSMEWDVRSKRVNECPMRLKVAVRRNLEFLMRIGFLPAVGSVTHSNKRPTNSFRRSGS from the exons ATGCTGTCTACAGACGGGAGATGGAAGCTCACCCCGCGGCTTCACTCCGTCAAGTTTGTTTTCGACGCGCCAACCCCGGCGGACTCGCCGACCCCAGACGAGATCGTCTTCGAGAACCCGTTCTCGGCTGGCGTCCCGGGCGTGCCCAAGCGCTTCGTCTTCAGATCCCCCACGACGCGAGGCCCCGAGCAGGATGACATGCACACGGTCCACGATCCTCCTGGGCATGGCAAAGACTCACCCGACGCCGGAACACCACCTGGAGAAGCGttgtttgctgctgctgctaccaAAGAAACAACCATCGATGCGGAATCGACTGCGCGCCAGTTATCTCACGTTCGGGGACCGGTGGTTGACCTGAAAGGAGATATCGGGCCCGCGGTATGCGCAGCATGGGCCTTGGTGTTGTCGtcttcgttgtcgtcgtcgtcgcagACAGATGGAGGGAATGTCAGTTTTGGGCTGAGCGTCTCCAACAACACAGACTTGGAGGCTCTGTCTCCGCCGTTGCCAATCAGGTTTGCCGTCAGTCGTCACACTCGAGCATCTGCGTTCCTGAGAGACGTCGCAGACTCGACTGCTGCTCTATCCGGTGTCCCCGGGACTGAGCCCGGGTTGAAGGCCCCAGCTGCGGGCAAGGACGCATCCCAAACTATGGTCATCGCCCTCTCGGTCGCGGCCCCGGATACGCGTGAGTTGTCAGACGTCTCCGACTGGGCGGTTCGACTCGAGTGCCGGATCAAAGAGCAAGAACTGGAGCTCTCGGCCACTTTCGACCATCACTTCTCACGGCCGGCGGTGCGACTCCTACTGAACGACGTGGAGCATGTTATCTGGCAGCTAGACAACCTGTCCGGCGAGAAGACCACGCTGGGAGATATCAAGATGCTGAGCCCAGCGAGCCAGCGTCATCTTGTCCAGTTGAACAGGCC ACTACCGAAAGAAGAAAACGTTTTGATTCATGATGTGATTGACCACCAGGTTCAGTCAGAGCCGCACGCCCCGGCTATCTGCGCCTGGGACGGCAACATGTCGTACTCCCAACTGCAGCAGTGTACCGAACAGCTTGCGTACCACCTCTCGAATATGGGCGTCGGCCCGGAAGTCCTGGTCCCCGTCATCTTTGAAAAGTCACTCTGGAGCATCGTCGCCATATTGGCGGTGGTgagggccggcggcgccgtcgtggctCTTGATCCGTCGCTCCCAGCCGCTCGGATCCGTATGATCGTCCAGGACGTAAAGGCATCCGTCGTACTATCGTCTCCTGGCAATCAACACAGAATTCCCGAGGAGATACTCCCGGGCAACAGGGTTATCGTCGACGAATCGTTCTGCAGAAGGCTCCcggccaggacggcggcgacaagacTTCCACTCACGCAGAAGCCTTCGACCACTCCGGACAATGCGCTTTACGTCGTCTACACGAGCGGATCGACTGGGAAGCCCAAAGGCGTCGTGGTGCCTCATGCGGCATTCTGCTCCAGTGTCAAGGGGTTCTGCAAGGCCATACGCCTCGACTCCCCCAGCGCCCGCGTGCTGCAGtactcctccttctcgttcGACATCTCGATGCTGGAGATCCTGTCAACACTGATGGTCGGCGCCTGTCTCTGCATCCCGtcagaggaggagagaaTGAACAATCTAGCCCGGTCCATATCCAGCATGGGTGTCAACTGGGCCATGTTGACGCCCTCGGTGGCGAGCCTGATGAGCCCGGAAGAAGTCTCGGGTTTGGAGGTCCTCTGCTTCGTCGGAGAGGCGCTCCCGCAAGCCGTGGCCGATACCTGGGCCGACCACGTCCAAGCCATCAACGCCTACGGCCCCGCCGAGTGCTCAgccatcaccatcgtcagCGAGCCCAGGACCAAGGGCGTCAAGAGCATATCGCTCGGGAGACCGGCGAACTGCGCCGTCTGGATCGTCGGTGAGGACGGGCGGCTGGCGCCCTTCAACACGGTCGGCGAGATCGTCATCGAGGGGCCGCCTGTCGCCCGTGGCtatctcggcgacggggagAAGACTGGtgccgtcttcctcgacgatCCGGGCTTCCTCCGCAGCGTGGCGAGAGACTCGGGACGATGCTACCGGACGGGCGACCTCGGGCGGATGAAGGTTGATGGCTCGGTAGACTTCTTGGGCAGGAAAGACGGCCAGGTGAAGATCAACGGCCAGCGTGTTGAGCTTGGCGAAGTTGAGCACCACCTGGCGCGATGTCTGGGCTCGACGAATACTCCCGGGTCCCCGAAGACCACCTGGGATGTCACAgtcgagctgctccggcCGATCGGAGCTGATCACGGCATCTTGACGGCATTTGTGACACCTACTTCAAAGTCTTCTACCGGTGTTACTATAGACAGCCGCATGGAGATGCTGGTCAGCGAAACAGATAGAACTTGGCAGGATACCAACAGCCGGTTCCGAGAAGCTTCGGCCGAGCTTGCGACTATCCTACCGGCTTACATGGTCCCCAGGGCAGTCATTGCTTGCCATAGACTGCCACTTTCGCCCTCTGGGAAAGTCGACAGGAGATCTCTCCGCGGTATCGGGAACGGAATGACTACGCAGAAGCTTCTTCGGTCCTCTGCGCGAGGCGAAACGGCATCCGAAGTTGAAACAGAGACATCTGTAATATTACCGTCCGGAGACCTCACCGAGTCAGAAGGAGACTCCTCGGTTGGACAGTTCACCATCTCTTCCGGCAACACAAAGCCCTCATCCGAAGCCTCGTTATCGCTGTCTAGCCCCTCAGACTCTGAAGTGACACCGATCGAGGCTGTTCTGCGCAAGGCCTGGGCTACGGTGCTGGGCGTCCCAGAAGACACCATCTCGCCCGAGGACGACTTCTTCGCGCTCGGCGGAGACTCGATCGGCGCCATCAAAGTCGTTGCCGCGTGCCGCCGACTTGCGTTGCAGATCAACGTCGCCAGCATCTTCAAGAACTCGGTGCTGCGGAGGATGGCCCTGGTTTGCAAacgcgccggcgaggacgacgaggaagacaaaCCGGCACGCTCGGCTCGCTGCACCATCACGCCCTTCCAGTTCCTCGACCCCGATGCCGTGCCCGAGCTTCGCGAGGAAGCCTCCTTTCAGTGCGATGTCAGGGCCGAGGACATCCAAGACTTGTATCCCTGCACCCACATGCAGGAAGGTCTCATGGCGGTCAACCTCACGCGGCCGGGGAGCTACACCGGCCGATGGATCCATGCTCTGCCCCAAGACGTGGAACTCACGCGCTTCAAGAGCGTCTGGGAGCATATCCACGCCACGTCGCCGATACTCCGGACGCGGTTCGCAACGACGGCGTCCGCGGGCTCCCTCCAGGCCGTCATACGGGAAGGGGTCGAATGGCTCTCGCACCACGACCTCGAAGCatacctcgacgaggacgactcCCGGCCCATGTACCCTGGCGACCCGCTCAACCGCTTCGCGCTCGTGGCGTCCGGGGACGGCGCCGTGACGTTCGTGTGGACCATCCACCACATGCTCTACGACGGCTGGTCGCTCGCCATGCTCTGCGGTAGACTCAACGACCTCTACCACGGACGCGTCGCGAAGCCGGCCACTGACTACCGCCGCTTCATCGCCTATACCCGCGAGCTCTCGCCCAACGCATCCGAGTATTGGAAGAGGGAGCTGCGGGGATCTCCGGTGTCGAGCTTCCCGGCCTTCCCGGATCCGCGTCATCAGTCGTTTGCCAGGGCCGTCGTCCGAGACGAACTCGTCATCGACATTGACCCGTCGTTCGGCGTCACCATGTCGACGTTTGTACGCGCAGCCTGGTCTCTCATGGTCGGCCACTTCTCAGCCTCGGATGACGTTCTGTTCGGAGCAACGGTTTCTGGCAGGAATGcgcccctcgacgacattgAGAGCGTTGAAGGGCCGACCATCGCCACCGTTCCGGTTAGGGTCCGGATCGACAAGAAGCTGGCCATCGTCGATTTCCTACGCCGGATCCAGGACCAGGCGGCTTCGATGATCCCCTTTGAACAAACGGGCATCCAGGGGATCAAAGCCCTGAACGACGACACGAGGCGGGCCTGCAAATTCCAGAACCTGCTGGTTGTccaggctggcggcggctgggaggAGACCGGACCGGGCCCCCTCCTGAAGCCGGCCTATCGAGAAGAGTACACGACTTTCCCAGTCACCTGTGAGGTCTGGCTGCACCCTGGACGGGTCGATTTCGCAACGCACGTGGACGAGGAAGTGACAAGCCGGGTCTTCGTGGCACATGCCATCGAGACTGTCAAGATCATCATGACCCAGCTCGCTCAGGCTACATCCGGGACgagctgcttctcctccaagATTGCCGACATTGTCTTTGACAAGGTTTCAAGCCTCTCACAGTCTGTTTGCAATAGAGATCAGGAGCCCGTCAAGGTCTCGGTCACACTGCACGAACTTATCACAAAGCAGAGCCGATTCGAGCCCGAGCGTGACGCAGTCGTCTCAACGACTGATCGTCTATCGTATGCCACGCTGGAAGCCATGGCTTCTGCACTGGGGCAACGACTCGTCGACA TCTGGACAgtcgtcgccctgctcgGAGTGCTGAAAGcgggcgccgtcttcgttCCCCTGGACCCGAGCCAGCCAATCTCCCGCCTGAGAGAGGTTGTCGCGCAAGTCAGAGCCAGGACTGTCCTCATGTCGGCATTCCAAGCAAAAGCAACAGACCTTGGCACTCTTACGcgcatcatcgtcgaccaGGAATCGCTCGAGAGACTTGTGAGCTCTGATGACCCCGAGATGCTCGCCACTCGTCCCGAGCCGGACAGTCCGGCATACGTTATCTTCACCTCCGGATCTACCGGGACCCCGAAAGGCATCGTCGTATCTCATGCGGCATTCGCCTCCAGCGCAACCGCCCATGGGTCTGTCTTTGGCATATCTCGCGATAACCGCGTGCTCCAGTTTTCGGCGTACAGCTTCGACGCCAGCCTGTTCGAGCTTCTTACGACCCTAATCCATGGCGGGACGGTCTGTGTGCCCATGGAAGCAGAGCGCTTGGAGAGCATCGGAGGCTTCATGCGGCGGATGAATGTTGACCTGGCCCTCCTCACGCCGTCCGTCGCCCGCATCGTCGATCCGGCCGAGGTCCCGTCGCTTCGGACCTTGATTTTGGGAGGGGAAGCACCGGATGGGGTCCTGGTTGAGAAATGGCGGGATGCCGGGACAAGACTCTTCAATGCCTACGGGCCGAGCGAGTGCTCCGTGATCGCGGCTTGCCACTGCTACTCCGCACATACGGACCCTCGGACCATTGGTCTCCCTGTGGGTTGTTCTTCGTGGATCGTTAATGCGGATGATAACGAAGCGTCTCCGGTTGCCGACGGAGACATCGGCGAGCTGCTTCTAGGGGGCCCGACCTTGGCTGACGGGTATCTCAACGACCCGGCGAGAACAGCCGCGGCGTTCGTCGACAGTTCTTCATGGCCGCTGGAGATTCGTCCGAGAGACGCGGGTCGTCTTTACAAGACGGGAGACCTTGTCCGGAAGGACAACGACGGAAACATGGTTTACGTCGGCCGCAAAGACATGCAGGTCAAGGTCAACGGCCAGAGAATCGAGATCGGGGACATTGAGTCTCACCTGTCGGGTTGCCTCCGGTTCAAGCGCGGCGTTGTTGTTTTCCCTACAAAAGGGCCATTCTCAAGACAGCTTGTGGTAGTTTTGGAAGCCGAAAACAGCCGTACGAGTGCCACTGGCCATCCGCATGCCGAAGAAAGCTGCAACGAAGAGGTGGATGAAATCCGACGAGAACTGTCCGAGAAGGTCCCCAGCATCATGGTGCCGGCCCATTGGGTTGGCATCAACACACTGTCTCCCAAAGGCTTTCCTCTTTCTGCCTCTGGAAAGGTGGACAGAAAACTGATCACGACCTGGCTCGAAGGCCTGTCGGGACGAGAACCGAGCATCTTTGGCACGACGGCCCAGTCGTCCACAGAGCTGGCAGTTATACTTCCAGACGACTTCCCTGCCTACGAGTTGGCGGAGAAGATCTCCAGTCTGATACCTTCGAGGTCTCTTTCTCCTAGGTCAGCCATCTCTGGGGGCTTCGACGACATACTTCTCCAAGCGTCCGGCCTCGACTCTCTCAATATGATGTCGCTCATGCACTTCATACACACGACATACCGGACCAGAGTCAGCATGCAGTTTCTGATGGACGAGAAGACCAGTATCCGATCACTGGCGGCGTTTATCTCTCGTTCAAGCCCAAGGCGAAACTCCGTCCAGGCATCAGCGCCCCCAGCCACCAGCCAGATGATCGATATCATGGCCCAAGTCAACCGGTATGACGACGAGCTGTTTAGGCTATCGGGGTCCGTTCCCGAAGCTTCGTTTAGCCGTCCTAAGAACAAAGACAACGGCCTCAACGTCTTTCTTACCGGCGCAAGCGGCTACCTGGGCACACAGATACTGCGTCAACTCCTCGAGCGTGGCGATGTTGGTCGTGTGACGGCTCTCGTGCGCAGCTCAAGCCCCCAGACAGCCAGGAGCCGGGTGGTCGAGACAGCTCAAAAGGCCCTGTGGTGGACCGAGTTTCacgacgacaagctcgacgTCTGGGCCGGGGATCTGTCGCGTCCACAGCTGGGCCTCGCACAAGAGCGTTGGGATCTCCTGGGCGACGGTCACTCTTTTGACGCCGTCATCCACAACGGCGCCGCTGTGCACTGGAACAAGAGCTACTCGGCCCTCGAGGCGGTCAACGTCGGCTCGACAGTCCAGCTGCTTGGTCTCGCCATCCGAAACCCATCGCCGAGATTCGCATACGTCTCGGGCGGCCGGCAGTGGAGGAGCGAGGTAGAgagggacgaagacgttGCTCTCGAGCTTGCGGGCGCGATGGGATACAGCCAGACCAAGTTCGTCGCAGAGGTCCTGGTAAAGAGGGCCGCCGACAGGAGTCGTTCCCTTTGGAGAAACATTGCGGTATACAGGCCGGGCCTCGTGATCGGGACCGCCACCGAGGGCGTGGCCAACCTGGACGACTACATCTGGAGACTCACCTCGGCGAACATCGACATTGGCGCTTAcaacgccgatgacgaggatgccTGGCTGCATGTGTCAGACGCGGCCACGACTGCTGCCGGTGCCATCCGCACCGCGCTTGAACCAACCCCACGGGGGAACGCCGTCGAAAGCCAAGAGGATGGAATGACGTGGGGCGAATTTTGGAGACTCGTCCAGGCTTCGGGGTATCATATTCGTCCAACTCCGGCGTCCGAATGGCTCTCGGCGGTCAGGAGGGATGTGGCGGCGAGACAGGAGGCGCATCCACTGTGGCCGTTGTCTCACTTGCTTGACGATGGCTCCATGGAGTGGGATGTCAGGAGTAAACGCGTGAACGAGTGCCCGATGCGACTCAAAGTTGCGGTCCGAAGGAATCTCGAATTCCTCATGCGGATCGGGTTTTTGCCTGCTGTAGGATCCGTCACTCATTCGAATAAGAGGCCGACGAACAGCTTCCGCCGATCAGGGTCCTAG
- a CDS encoding Putative peptidase, metallopeptidase, metallopeptidase, catalytic domain superfamily, producing the protein MINRETSQKPKIFSLSTSPVFQFQSATVVFTFGRSFDIHTHSRSPKPQALCSLLHSFRGEVRHPFAFSKTKSLRNGKEKKRTNITMASMTLKASVAVALALSQTALGALFPANMYERSEIEAMPLEKRGAVSQWQLWDKGEIPYILEGLQHDLSDKIRDAMRAWEQNTCIRFLPKKDQSAWVNFKKYDEGCYSQRLGSPDKGEVQVNFDYPNAWEQIISLGTFKKCSAPGTAGQTLGHVIGLINEQQRPDRDDFIEVLENRIKKEFLDQFTINPDANASVPFDYNSIMLYDRKAFAKHNGWTWLVGELSLKDTMKSKTEKKINPWDTPTANDYAAVNGGYACPEYFRRSIPECRAGSIPADGEHSSYSFLLDHWTEKYMRDNGYTHVAAHQNCRSDVLGQDTNNWGFTPLNGSGPNAQYKITVDRCKKDFDRHASRYEVALCRGPDEGTCEVKCGLRRVCPIDADGKQVDSKAIDIVDDALWVCHAH; encoded by the exons ATGATAAATAGAGAGACTTCCCAAAAACCGAAGatcttttctctttccacCTCTCCAGTCTTCCAGTTTCAGTCTGCTACTGTCGTCTTCACCTTTGGTCGCTCTTTTgacatccacacccactcTCGTTCACCAAAACCTCAAGCCTTGTGCTCTCTCCTTCATTCGTTCAGGGGAGAAGTTAGGCATCCATTCGCTTTTTCCAAGACCAAGTCCCTTCGGAacgggaaagaaaaaaaaagaacaaacATCACCATGGCCTCCATGACCCTCAAGGCCTCCGTGGCCGTCGCCTTGGCTCTGTCCCAGacggccctcggcgccttGTTCCCCGCCAACATGTACGAGCGTTCCGAAATCGAGGCCATGCCGCTCGAGAAGCGCGGCGCCGTGAGCCAATGGCAGCTCTGGGACAAGGGGGAGATTCCCTACATCCTGGAGGGCCTCCAGCACGACCTGTCTGACAAGATCCGCGATGCCATGCGAGCTTGGGAGCAGAACACTTGTATCCGTTTCCTCCCCAAGAAGGATCAGTCCGCTTGGGTCAACTTCAAGAAG TATGACGAGGGCTGCTACTCTCAGAGACTGGGATCTCCCGACAAGGGAGAGGTCCAAGTGAACTTTGACTACCCCAATGCATGGGAGCAGATCATTAGCCTCGGTACCTTCAAGAAATGCTCGGCCCCCGGCACGGCCGGTCAAACG CTTGGACATGTCATTGGTCTTATCAACGAGCAGCAGCGTCCCGACCGCGATGATTTTATTGAAGTCTTGGAGAACCGCATCAAGAAGGAGTTCCTGGACCAGTTCACCATCAACCCCGACGCCAACGCGTCCGTCCCCTTTGACTACAACTCCATCATGCTGTACGACCGCAAGGCGTTCGCCAAGCACAACGGCTGGACCTGGCTCGTGGGCGAGCTGAGCCTGAAGGACACCATGAAgtcgaagacggagaagaagatcaacCCGTGGGACACGCCGACGGCCAACGActacgccgccgtcaacggcggctACGCCTGCCCGGAATACTTCAGGCGCTCGATCCCCGAGTGCCGCGCCGGCTCCAtccccgccgacggcgagcacTCCTCCTAcagcttcctcctcgaccacTGGACGGAGAAGTACATGCGCGACAACGGCTACACCCACGTTGCCGCCCACCAGAACTGCCgctccgacgtcctcggccaagaCACGAACAACTGGGGCTTCACCCCGCTCAACGGCTCGGGCCCCAACGCCCAGTACAAAATCACCGTCGACCGCTGCAAGAAGGACTTTGACCGCCACGCCAGCCGCTACGAGGTCGCCCTTTGCAGAGGGCCCGACGAGGGAACCTGCGAGGTCAAGTGCGGCCTGCGCCGCGTGTGCCCCATTGATGCCGACGGAAAGCAGGTCGACAGCAAGGCCATTGACATTGTGGACGACGCCCTCTGGGTCTGCCACGCCCACTAA